One segment of Streptomyces sp. YIM 121038 DNA contains the following:
- a CDS encoding LuxR C-terminal-related transcriptional regulator, which produces MFPKPVAGVFEVYEWSLDRDGFAVDDVAHELGFRPAESEEIVAKLLELQLIQPSRDRDAWFIPTDPGIASSQLLNQGELDLLERKLAVGQLRNDLARLSLLFRSSKFGSQYTNSFDIVKVPETVRLLLSEAAANSSQEVVCMQPGSGWPADDLVESQNNDFQALKRGVRLRVLYQHAARFDTPTREHAGKLIESGAEIRTAGALFGKIVIFDRTAAYIPASGEDGGAVVIQERSLIDFLHSCFEHVWATAKEFDTRRAEIDVIGGDMKKEIVKMLISGAKDEAIARRLGVSVRTCRKHIGQVMQMFGATSRFQFGYLVKEANLEEDV; this is translated from the coding sequence ATTCCGTCCTGCCGAGAGTGAGGAGATCGTCGCCAAGCTCCTGGAGCTCCAGCTCATTCAGCCGTCCCGGGACCGGGACGCCTGGTTCATTCCCACGGACCCGGGCATCGCCTCTTCGCAGCTCCTGAACCAGGGCGAGCTCGACCTGCTCGAACGCAAGCTGGCCGTGGGCCAGCTCAGAAACGACCTCGCGCGGCTCTCGCTGCTCTTCCGGTCGAGCAAGTTCGGTAGTCAATATACAAACTCGTTCGATATTGTGAAAGTCCCCGAGACGGTCCGACTGCTGCTCTCGGAGGCGGCCGCGAACAGTTCCCAGGAAGTCGTCTGCATGCAGCCCGGCAGCGGCTGGCCCGCCGACGACCTGGTCGAGTCGCAGAACAACGATTTTCAGGCGCTCAAGCGGGGGGTGCGTCTGCGAGTCCTCTACCAGCACGCCGCCAGGTTCGACACACCGACCCGCGAGCACGCGGGGAAGCTGATCGAGTCCGGCGCCGAGATACGGACGGCCGGCGCGCTGTTCGGCAAGATAGTCATCTTCGACCGCACCGCGGCGTACATACCGGCGAGCGGCGAGGACGGCGGTGCCGTCGTCATCCAGGAGCGCTCGCTCATCGACTTCCTCCACTCCTGTTTCGAGCACGTCTGGGCGACCGCGAAGGAGTTCGACACCCGGCGGGCGGAAATCGATGTCATCGGCGGTGACATGAAAAAGGAGATCGTCAAGATGTTGATCTCCGGCGCCAAGGACGAAGCCATCGCCCGGCGCCTCGGCGTATCCGTGCGCACCTGCCGCAAACACATCGGTCAGGTCATGCAGATGTTCGGCGCGACAAGCCGCTTCCAGTTCGGCTACCTCGTGAAGGAGGCGAACCTGGAGGAGGACGTGTAA
- a CDS encoding acyl-CoA dehydrogenase family protein, whose translation MLDALTALVTETVGDAASEWDVTGEIPIGVLRGLGAKGVLCAEAKPEFGGLGLSGLDNAELTAHTGALCSSLRSVMTSQGMAAWTLQRFGDKAQRAEYIGRLTGGELAAVAFSEPGAGSDLAAMSTEIRRDGDDIVVSGTKTWITVAGYADLIIVFGRYEGGGAAAVVPATAPGVQVTRVPEPLGCRAAGHATVQLDDVRLPAGQLLAVAGQPVVMLTTIALTYGRLSVAWGCVGILRACLAAVARHAKTREQFGKPLLQHQLVARHLAELYAAERTATLACERASAAWDAGSPEQVPASVLAKHVAATNAARGAAAAVQVLASAGAAGGHVVERAFRDAKLMEVIEGSNEICQLILAEHAAAAAG comes from the coding sequence GTGCTTGACGCCCTGACGGCGCTGGTGACCGAGACGGTCGGCGACGCCGCGAGCGAGTGGGACGTGACGGGCGAGATCCCGATCGGCGTGCTGCGCGGCCTCGGCGCCAAGGGTGTGCTGTGCGCCGAGGCGAAGCCGGAGTTCGGCGGGCTCGGCCTGTCCGGCCTGGACAACGCCGAACTCACCGCGCACACCGGGGCGCTGTGCAGCTCGCTGCGGTCGGTGATGACCTCGCAGGGCATGGCCGCGTGGACGCTCCAGCGGTTCGGTGACAAGGCCCAGCGCGCCGAGTACATCGGCCGCCTCACCGGCGGCGAGCTCGCCGCGGTGGCGTTCAGCGAGCCCGGCGCGGGCAGCGACCTCGCCGCGATGAGCACCGAGATCCGCCGCGACGGCGATGACATCGTCGTCAGCGGCACCAAGACGTGGATCACGGTCGCCGGGTACGCGGACCTGATCATCGTCTTCGGCCGCTACGAGGGCGGCGGAGCCGCCGCCGTGGTGCCCGCCACGGCCCCCGGGGTCCAGGTGACGCGGGTGCCCGAACCGCTGGGCTGCCGCGCGGCCGGACACGCCACCGTCCAGCTCGACGACGTACGGCTGCCCGCCGGGCAGCTGCTCGCCGTGGCGGGCCAGCCGGTCGTCATGCTGACCACCATCGCGCTCACCTACGGCCGGCTCTCGGTGGCCTGGGGGTGCGTCGGCATCCTGCGCGCCTGTCTCGCGGCCGTCGCCCGGCACGCCAAGACCCGCGAGCAGTTCGGCAAGCCCCTGCTCCAGCACCAGCTCGTCGCCCGGCACCTGGCCGAGCTGTACGCCGCCGAGCGGACGGCGACGCTCGCCTGCGAGCGGGCCAGCGCCGCCTGGGACGCCGGTTCGCCGGAGCAGGTGCCCGCCTCGGTCCTCGCCAAGCACGTCGCGGCCACGAACGCGGCCCGGGGCGCGGCCGCCGCGGTACAGGTGCTCGCCTCCGCGGGAGCGGCGGGCGGACACGTGGTGGAACGGGCCTTCCGGGACGCCAAGTTGATGGAAGTCATCGAGGGCAGCAACGAGATCTGCCAGCTCATACTCGCCGAGCACGCCGCCGCGGCGGCGGGCTGA
- a CDS encoding HAD-IIIC family phosphatase: MSEAPPIVKCLVWDLDNTLWQGTLVEDGHVEVDDTLRKVVAELDARGVLQAVSSRNDHDEAWAKLEELGLAEYFVLPHIGWGPKSESVRSIAERLNFSLKTIAFIDDLPTERAEVTYHLPEVRCYPAEQAGQLLDLPEFSPAVVTVDARRRREMYQAGFQRDQQREEYQGADEEFLRSLDLVMRIGKARDEEITRVEELTLRTSQMNATGVHYSDAALRSLLSDADHEVLVVSMADRFGPHGAVGVMLIEKTPGAWRIKLLATSCRVVSFGAGAVLLRWLTDAAARAGVHLVADFRRTERNRMMEVAYRFAGFAAAECACLAAFSAPEGTECLHLEPVRQDPPTTLRVLAPEPLVGGAEAEWR, translated from the coding sequence ATGTCAGAAGCACCACCCATCGTGAAGTGCCTGGTCTGGGATCTCGACAACACCCTGTGGCAGGGCACACTCGTCGAGGACGGCCACGTCGAGGTCGACGACACCCTCCGCAAGGTCGTGGCGGAGCTCGACGCCCGGGGCGTCCTGCAGGCCGTGTCGAGCCGCAACGACCACGACGAGGCGTGGGCGAAGCTGGAGGAGCTCGGCCTCGCCGAGTACTTCGTCCTTCCGCACATCGGCTGGGGCCCCAAGTCGGAGTCCGTGCGCTCCATCGCCGAGCGCCTCAACTTCTCCCTGAAGACGATCGCGTTCATCGACGACCTGCCCACCGAGCGCGCCGAGGTCACCTACCACCTGCCCGAGGTGCGGTGCTACCCGGCCGAGCAGGCGGGCCAGCTGCTCGACCTGCCGGAGTTCAGCCCGGCGGTCGTCACCGTCGACGCGCGCAGGCGCCGCGAGATGTACCAGGCCGGGTTCCAGCGCGACCAGCAACGCGAGGAGTACCAGGGCGCCGACGAGGAGTTCCTGCGCTCGCTCGACCTGGTGATGCGGATCGGCAAGGCCAGGGACGAGGAGATCACCCGGGTCGAGGAACTGACCCTGCGGACCAGCCAGATGAACGCGACCGGCGTGCACTACTCGGACGCCGCGCTGCGCTCCCTGCTGTCCGACGCCGACCACGAGGTCCTCGTGGTCTCCATGGCCGACCGCTTCGGGCCGCACGGCGCGGTCGGGGTCATGCTGATCGAGAAGACGCCGGGCGCCTGGCGCATCAAGCTGCTCGCCACCTCGTGCCGGGTCGTGTCGTTCGGCGCGGGCGCGGTGCTGCTCCGGTGGCTCACCGACGCCGCCGCGCGCGCCGGGGTACACCTCGTCGCCGACTTCAGGCGTACGGAGCGCAACCGGATGATGGAGGTCGCCTACCGGTTCGCGGGGTTCGCCGCCGCCGAGTGCGCCTGCCTCGCCGCGTTCTCCGCGCCCGAGGGAACCGAGTGCCTGCATCTGGAGCCGGTCCGTCAGGACCCGCCGACCACCCTGCGCGTCCTCGCCCCCGAGCCGCTCGTCGGCGGGGCCGAGGCGGAGTGGCGGTAG
- a CDS encoding acyl carrier protein has translation MTDSTTELPVAAIEQQIGAFLEAKTKLTWEPEVDLFASGAVSSLFAMELVVFVESTFDVEVEGPDLALDNFRTLRTMSALVTRLRGGGTGA, from the coding sequence ATGACGGACTCGACAACGGAACTGCCCGTCGCCGCCATCGAGCAGCAGATCGGCGCGTTCCTTGAGGCCAAGACCAAGCTGACCTGGGAGCCGGAGGTGGACCTGTTCGCCTCGGGCGCGGTCTCCTCGCTCTTCGCCATGGAACTCGTGGTGTTCGTGGAGAGCACCTTCGACGTCGAGGTCGAGGGCCCCGACCTCGCCCTGGACAACTTCCGCACCCTGCGGACCATGAGCGCGCTCGTGACCCGGCTGCGCGGCGGGGGCACCGGTGCTTGA
- a CDS encoding class I SAM-dependent methyltransferase yields MAGQVELDESVLDYVRSVSLRDDEILRDLVNETAFMPSLNAMVTMPEEGQLLALLVGLTGASRVLEVGTFTGYSTLCMARALPAGGSIVTCDISARWTKIARRYWERAGVADRIELRLGDGAESMAALLAEHGPETFDLVFIDADKTGYARYYEEALTHLRPGGLVVLDNTLYFGRVADPEAHDADTEAIRELNTALHADSRVELSLLPMADGITLARKNKAQ; encoded by the coding sequence ATGGCCGGCCAGGTGGAGCTGGACGAGAGCGTCCTCGACTACGTGCGCTCGGTGTCCCTGCGCGACGACGAGATCCTGCGCGACCTCGTCAACGAGACGGCGTTCATGCCGTCCCTGAACGCCATGGTGACCATGCCCGAGGAAGGGCAGCTGCTCGCCCTCCTCGTCGGTCTGACCGGCGCCTCCCGGGTCCTGGAGGTCGGCACGTTCACCGGGTACAGCACGCTGTGCATGGCGCGGGCGCTGCCCGCCGGCGGGTCCATCGTCACCTGCGACATCAGCGCGCGCTGGACGAAGATCGCCCGGCGGTACTGGGAGCGCGCCGGGGTCGCCGACCGCATCGAACTGCGCCTCGGTGACGGCGCCGAATCCATGGCGGCGCTGCTCGCCGAGCACGGCCCCGAGACCTTCGACCTGGTCTTCATCGACGCCGACAAGACCGGCTACGCCCGCTACTACGAAGAGGCGCTGACCCATCTGCGGCCCGGCGGCCTCGTCGTGCTCGACAACACCCTCTACTTCGGGCGGGTCGCGGACCCCGAGGCGCACGACGCCGACACCGAGGCCATCCGCGAGCTCAACACCGCACTCCACGCCGACAGCCGGGTGGAGCTCTCGCTGCTCCCCATGGCCGACGGCATCACATTGGCACGCAAGAACAAGGCGCAGTGA
- a CDS encoding 3-hydroxyacyl-CoA dehydrogenase family protein — MTGNGGEQRLAVFGAGVMGIGIATLAVGRGVPVTLVDVDQERLGTARRRLRDELRLAQMMGALPRSGPAGELELADSVAAAADATWVIEAITEVAELKTKVHREIAAAVAPGTLRVTNTSSIPVDELAGQVPAPEDLAGIHFMNPPYLIGTLEVVRGPRTSERTMTAVRELLAVLGRKGIVVGDGPGFVTSRVLHRMINDAANVVEEGRATAEDVDALMEGCLGHPTGPLRTADLIGIDNLVDSLWVLHERTGDEGCRPSELLLRKVAEGHHGRKTGRGFYEYEVR; from the coding sequence ATGACCGGCAACGGGGGAGAGCAGCGGCTCGCGGTCTTCGGCGCGGGCGTGATGGGCATCGGCATCGCGACGCTGGCCGTCGGCCGCGGCGTACCGGTGACGCTCGTGGACGTGGACCAGGAGCGCCTGGGCACGGCACGGCGCCGGCTCCGCGACGAGCTGCGGCTCGCGCAGATGATGGGCGCCCTGCCGAGGAGCGGCCCCGCCGGTGAGCTGGAGCTCGCCGACTCCGTGGCCGCCGCGGCGGACGCGACCTGGGTGATCGAGGCGATCACCGAGGTCGCCGAGCTGAAGACCAAGGTGCACCGGGAGATCGCCGCCGCGGTCGCCCCCGGCACGCTGCGGGTCACCAACACCTCGTCCATCCCGGTCGACGAGCTCGCCGGCCAGGTTCCGGCCCCCGAGGACCTGGCCGGCATCCACTTCATGAACCCCCCGTACCTGATCGGGACCCTCGAGGTCGTGCGCGGCCCGCGCACGTCGGAGCGGACGATGACGGCCGTCCGGGAACTCCTGGCCGTCCTGGGCCGCAAGGGCATCGTGGTCGGCGACGGCCCCGGCTTCGTCACCAGCCGGGTCCTGCACCGCATGATCAACGACGCGGCGAACGTCGTCGAGGAGGGCCGGGCCACGGCCGAGGACGTCGACGCCCTGATGGAGGGCTGCCTCGGACACCCCACGGGCCCGCTGCGGACCGCCGACCTGATCGGCATCGACAACCTCGTCGACTCCCTGTGGGTGCTGCACGAGCGCACCGGGGACGAGGGCTGCCGCCCCAGCGAGCTGCTCCTGCGCAAGGTCGCCGAAGGCCACCACGGCCGCAAGACCGGGCGCGGCTTCTACGAGTACGAGGTCCGCTGA